One window of the Sciurus carolinensis chromosome 8, mSciCar1.2, whole genome shotgun sequence genome contains the following:
- the LOC124991788 gene encoding olfactory receptor 6B1 gives MEVENQTRVTKFILVGFPGSLSMRTAVFLMFLVAYILTVTENVIIILLVQQNRPLHKPMYFFLANLSFLETWYISVTVPKLLFSFWSMSNSISFTHCMIQLYFFIALMCTECVLLAAMAYDRYVAICRPLHYPTIMNHGLCFRLALGSWAIGFGISLAKIYFISRLSFCGPNVINHFFCDISPVLNLSCTDMSVAELVDFVLALVIFLFPLSITVLSYGCILATVIRMPTGKQKAFSTCASHLVVVTIFYSATIFMYARPRAIHAFNMNKIISIFYAIVTPALNPFIYCLRNREVKEAVKKLIRCQATGSD, from the coding sequence ATGGAGGTGGAGAACCAGACCCGTGTCACCAAGTTCATTCTGGTGGGGTTCCCCGGGAGCTTAAGCATGCGCACAGCAGTGTTCCTGATGTTCCTTGTGGCCTATATTCTGACAGTGACTGAAAATGTGATCATTATTTTGTTGGTGCAACAGAACCGGCCACTGCACAAGCCTATGTACTTCTTTCTGGCTAACCTGTCCTTCCTGGAGACCTGGTACATCTCTGTGACTGTGCCCAAGTTGCTCTTCAGTTTTTGGTCTATGAGCAACAGCATCTCCTTCACTCACTGTATGATACAGCTGTACTTCTTCATTGCACTCATGTGCACAGAGTGTgtcctcctggctgccatggcctatgaccgttatgtggccatctgccgTCCACTCCATTACCCCACCATCATGAACCACGGGCTCTGTTTCCGACTGGCTCTTGGTTCCTGGGCCATTGGCTTTGGCATCTCTTTGGCAAAGATCTACTTCATTTCCCGCCTCAGCTTCTGTGGCCCCAACGTCATCAATCACTTCTTCTGCGACATCTCTCCAGTACTGAACCTCTCCTGCACAGATATGTCCGTAGCCGAGTTGGTGGACTTTGTCTTGGCCCTGGTCATCTTCCTCTTCCCGCTCTCAATCACCGTCCTGTCCTATGGATGCATCCTGGCCACTGTTATACGCATGCCCACGGGAAAGCAGAAAGCCTTCTCCACGTGTGCCTCTCACCTCGTGGTGGTCACCATCTTCTACTCGGCCACCATTTTCATGTATGCCCGGCCCCGGGCCATCCACGCCTTCAACATGAACAAAATCATTTCCATCTTCTATGCCATCGTCACCCCTGCTCTCAACCCTTTCATTTATTGCCTAAGAAATCGAGAGGTGAAAGAAGCCGTGAAGAAACTGATCCGTTGCCAAGCCACTGGGTCTGACTAG